A stretch of the Arachis stenosperma cultivar V10309 chromosome 6, arast.V10309.gnm1.PFL2, whole genome shotgun sequence genome encodes the following:
- the LOC130935865 gene encoding DELLA protein RGL1-like, whose product MGIEPLSSTPFNFSGFQGGYDSVNIHEEKFVLQKKQGFSAVMELDRGDNLFKHQQHHQHKHDHDDEDIKVGDMILQGVINFDPAYDSLQPISQEFQETIELKNIHQIPSSLTIASLELLRNYGSKFKKLTGENISDNFSSDNIESSACSENQRLSTEEIMRVAGARYVHYSAHWNDDFCIPMHPYGLDLGNLSEEENRDVELAQFLLAAAERVGCRQFERASRLLLHCQWNSDVIANAAQRVIFHFAEALRERINKETGRVMEVVMSSYYDTQNQNQNQNKNEETEMIRKMSVNESLKCHQKLPFNQVMQFPGVQAMVENLAFETKIHLIDLQIRSGVQCTALMQAMAERKECCVESFKVTAIGTCAEKKKIEGTGQRLTSFAESLNLPFSYKAIIVTDLAEIKLDDFDVDDDEGVAVYSAYFLRTLVSRPNCLENLMLVIRNIKPSIMIVLEIDSNHNSPSFVNRFIDALFYFSAFMDCLETCLKEDSECRMAVEAVCAAGIRNIVAAEGKERTVRNVKLDVWRRFFARYKMVETGFSESSLYQANLVAKEFTFGKFCSVDKNGKSLLVSWKGAPMHSLSAWKFV is encoded by the coding sequence ATGGGGATTGAGCCTCTTTCCTCCACACCATTCAATTTCAGTGGATTCCAAGGCGGTTATGATTCTGTTAATATCCATGAAGAGAAGTTTGTGTTACAAAAGAAGCAAGGTTTCTCAGCAGTAATGGAATTAGATAGAGGAGATAATCTGTTCAAACATCAGCAGCATCATCAACACAAGCATGATCATGATGATGAAGATATCAAAGTTGGTGACATGATCCTACAAGGTGTCATCAATTTTGACCCTGCTTATGATAGTCTCCAACCAATTTCACAAGAGTTTCAAGAAACAATAGAACTCAAGAATATTCATCAGATACCGTCGTCTTTGACAATAGCATCATTGGAGCTCTTGAGAAACTATGGAAGCAAGTTCAAGAAGCTAACCGGGGAAAACATAAGCGACAACTTCAGCAGCGACAACATCGAGAGTAGTGCTTGTTCGGAGAATCAAAGATTGTCAACTGAAGAAATCATGAGAGTTGCAGGGGCAAGGTATGTGCATTACTCTGCACACTGGAACGATGATTTCTGCATCCCCATGCACCCTTATGGATTGGATCTTGGAAACTTGTCGGAAGAAGAGAACAGAGATGTGGAGCTTGCTCAGTTTCTTCTTGCAGCTGCAGAGAGAGTAGGGTGCCGGCAATTCGAACGTGCCAGCCGCTTACTCCTCCATTGTCAATGGAATTCAGATGTCATCGCAAACGCTGCTCAGAGAGTTATCTTTCACTTCGCCGAAGCGCTTCGCGAAAGGATCAACAAAGAAACCGGAAGGGTAATGGAAGTTGTAATGTCATCATACTATGATActcagaatcagaatcagaatcagaatAAGAATGAAGAAACTGAAATGATTCGAAAGATGAGTGTGAATGAGTCTCTTAAGTGCCATCAGAAACTGCCTTTCAATCAAGTAATGCAATTCCCTGGTGTACAAGCTATGGTGGAGAATCTTGCTTTCGAGACCAAGATACACCTGATAGATCTTCAAATCAGAAGCGGAGTGCAGTGTACGGCTCTGATGCAAGCGATGGCGGAGCGGAAAGAGTGTTGTGTGGAGTCTTTTAAGGTAACCGCCATTGGAACTTGcgcagagaagaagaaaatagaaggtACAGGACAAAGGTTAACGAGTTTTGCTGAGTCACTGAACTTGCCGTTTTCATATAAGGCGATTATCGTGACAGATTTGGCAGAAATCAAGTTGGATGATTTCGACGTCGACGACGATGAAGGCGTTGCTGTGTACTCTGCGTATTTTCTTAGGACTCTGGTTTCAAGGCCTAATTGCTTGGAAAATTTGATGCTGGTTATAAGGAATATAAAACCGTCAATTATGATAGTGCTGGAGATAGACTCAAATCATAACTCGCCTTCTTTTGTGAACCGATTCATCGATGCTTTGTTCTACTTTTCAGCATTCATGGATTGTCTTGAAACGTGCCTGAAAGAAGATAGCGAGTGCAGAATGGCGGTGGAAGCAGTGTGTGCCGCGGGGATAAGAAACATTGTTGCTGCTGAAGGCAAAGAAAGGACAGTTAGGAATGTGAAGTTAGATGTTTGGAGAAGGTTCTTCGCGAGGTATAAAATGGTGGAAACAGGGTTCAGTGAATCGTCGCTTTACCAAGCTAACTTGGTTGCTAAGGAGTTTACTTTTGGTAAGTTCTGCAGCGTCGACAAAAATGGTAAGAGTCTACTTGTTTCATGGAAGGGAGCTCCAATGCATTCACTCTCAGCTTGGAAGTTTGTATGA